In a single window of the Helicoverpa zea isolate HzStark_Cry1AcR chromosome 9, ilHelZeax1.1, whole genome shotgun sequence genome:
- the LOC124633336 gene encoding solute carrier family 13 member 5-like: protein MGLGKAKKPPPPPPPSTLGSLIPNPFGRSREPPKTPVPGFGFRIKNMFKNNFRGIIGSLVPLCLLSWRSERDNHALTVQLTWLLMFWFFLVQPVAVPATGLITVFLLPMAGVISSIQACNCYMNENIILFLLSSMLLLLLNNSGVDRRIAIWFICSGDACQYSAKRIIFKFSSAAFFLSMFSNRLIICSTLTQISTSVLTKLDASTLKSDEIPNFVTMRYIVNNAIQVSAGIGSTAIMHSASVTMLFRAIFVEFAPKGQEYPDIFNYLQYSAFAFPVAFLMFIFCLIYHMLLANSALKVPMPSGKMEELRTGFLRFQEELPSKHSLHEKLSVIFLVVTLCMFFFRWCKWIEGWADFSATEGAPQLPRVKDATVAAIFVIFLHTLPKSYSFLKFLNIERKSELPPLKPESAVLWWRFVDRNVNYAYYFVFGSALSITIAAEKTGLHRIIGENLGKIITGKSWNVGLFLTLFIITFLANIMSAVPACTVFLPFVLCASVDAAQPWPGKVYVAALGVGIASSFGFSCPFLYTPAYFCHYTGKVPILKMAKYSFIPVWICLVTLFVALMIWAPFVFDSDDAGIMAIPVPGGPGETTTVTEEAPPSL, encoded by the exons atgGGGCTGGGGAAAGCGAAGAAGCCACC gCCTCCTCCTCCTCCTAGTACACTTGGGag cTTAATCCCGAACccatt TGGTCGGTCTCGGGAGCCCCCAAAAACACCAGTCCCAGGTTTCGGGTTCAGaatcaaaaatatgtttaagaaTAACTTCAGGGGCATTATTGGTTCATTAGTACCACTATGTCTTTTGTCGTGGCGAAGCGAGCGAGATAAT CATGCCTTAACCGTGCAGCTGACGTGGCTGTTAATGTTTTGGTTCTTCCTTGTGCAACCCGTTGCGGTTCCTGCAACTGGTCTGATTACAGTATTCCTATTGCCAATGGCTGGTGTCATATCAAGCATTCAAGCATGCAACTGTTACATGAAT GAAAATATAATTCTTTTTCTACTATCTTCAATGCTTCTCTTATTGCTGAATAATTCCGGCGTGGATAGACGTATAGCAATATGGTTTATATGTTCTGGGGATGCATGCCAATATTCTGCGAAAAG GATAATATTCAAGTTCAGTTCAGCGGCGTTCTTTCTGTCGATGTTTAGCAATCGGCTCATAATTTGTTCCACCCTTACACAGATATCTACGTCCGTGCTAACCAAATTAGAT GCGTCAACATTAAAATCAGACGAGATACCAAATTTTGTTACCATGCGATATATTGTTAATAATGCAATCCAAGTTTCAGCAGGGATTG gtaGCACTGCAATTATGCACTCTGCGTCTGTAACTATGCTCTTCCGGGCAATTTTTGTGGA ATTTGCACCCAAAGGCCAGGAATACCCGGATATATTCAATTATCTTCAATATTCGGCTTTTGCTTTCCCTGTCGCATTTTTAATGTTCATCTTTTGCCTTATTTACCACATGCTACTAGCAAATTC ggcCCTGAAAGTACCTATGCCATCTGGCAAAATGGAAGAGTTGCGGACTGGCTTTCTGAGGTTTCAAGAAGAGTTACCGTCTAAACATAGTCTACATGAAAAG CTCAGCGTAATTTTTCTCGTAGTTACTCTATGTATGTTTTTCTTCCGCTGGTGTAAATGGATCGAGGGATGGGCAGACTTTTCGGCTACCGAGGGTGCTCCACAATTACCAAG AGTTAAAGATGCTACAGTTGCAGCTATATTTGTTATATTTCTCCACACTCTGCCTAAAAGCTATAGTTTTCTGAAGTTCCTTAATATTGAGA GAAAAAGTGAATTACCGCCTTTAAAACCTGAGTCAGCCGTACTGTGGTGGAGATTTGTTGATAGAAACGTAAACTATGCATATTACTTTGTATTTg GTAGTGCATTGTCGATAACTATTGCCGCCGAGAAGACTGGCCTGCATCGAATTATTGGCGAAAATCTTGGAAAAATTATAACAGGAAAATCTTGGAATGTGGGCCTTTTTCTCACTCTCTTCATTATAACATTCCTGGCAAATATAATGTCTGCGGTCCCAGCTTGTACAGTATTTCTTCCGTTTGTATTATGTGCA TCAGTGGATGCTGCTCAACCTTGGCCAGGCAAAGTTTACGTTGCAGCATTAGGCGTCGGCATAGCATCGTCTTTCGGATTCAGCTGTCCTTTCCTATATACTCCTGCTTACTTCTGTCATTACACTGGGAAAGTACCAATACTGAAAATG GCTAAATATTCTTTCATACCGGTGTGGATATGCCTCGTAACTTTGTTTGTTGCCCTTATGATATGGGCACCGTTTGTATTCGACTCTGATGACGCCGGTATCATGGCCATCCCGGTGCCGGGCGGCCCAGGTGAGACGACGACGGTGACCGAAGAAGCACCACCAAGTCTTTAA